The Zingiber officinale cultivar Zhangliang chromosome 9A, Zo_v1.1, whole genome shotgun sequence genome window below encodes:
- the LOC122021940 gene encoding uncharacterized protein LOC122021940, producing MPENSTVTAAAVADIRHKEKVFKPVKRSFLCWFLKHEKKNQSEISINRSRYRLRPAPVGSPMKPQVRNSQVHPEAFNYKTRVEPSQVYQLRPTSPGLCSHFDSAIVPRASDCQETWLSRHGVRGPLMLVAIVLALLLVVSRITVITCVCAWLYLFPRLKAPTQRKNVTEKGIREDVEIDLNSKEYKKMAVLKGLLERDHAHMLMKMPLV from the exons ATGCCAGAGAACTCCACCGTCACCGCGGCTGCAGTCGCTGACATCCGGCATAAGGAGAAGGTATTCAAGCCTGTGAAGAGAAGTTTCCTCTGTTGGTTCCTCAAG catgaaaagaaaaatcaaagcgAAATCTCGATCAACCGGAGCCGTTACCGTCTTCGACCAGCACCAGTAGGGAGTCCAATGAAGCCTCAGGTTCGGAATTCGCAGGTGCACCCAGAGGCTTTCAACTACAAGACACGAGTTGAGCCCTCACAAGTTTATCAGCTTCGTCCTACCTCGCCTGGACTTTGCTCTCACTTCGACTCCGCTATAGTTCCGCGAGCATCTGACTGTCAAGAAACATGGCTGAGCCGCCATGGGGTCCGTGGGCCACTGATGCTCGTCGCCATAGTGCTAGCGTTGTTGTTGGTCGTTAGTAGGATCACTGTGATTACGTGCGTGTGCGCTTGGCTGTATCTCTTCCCTCGGCTTAAGGCTCCAACACAAAGGAAAAACGTCACTGAAAAAGGTATAAGAGAAGATGTAGAGATCGACTTGAACTCAAAGGAGTACAAGAAGATGGCCGTGCTCAAGGGGCTGCTTGAGCGAGACCATGCGCACATGTTAATGAAAATGCCTCTTGTTtaa
- the LOC122019920 gene encoding cytokinin dehydrogenase 3-like: MEFAFIFTKINILIIILAICTPCKFIQSPMDFGSSSLLQTTNTSSIDFGRIIFSPPSAVLRPQSTDDISLLLTFLSASSFSKVTVAARGAGHSIHAQSQALDGIVIEMDSLPSDIHIHKKLDDGHGFSYADVSGGALWVELLEESLKFGLAPRSWTDYLYLSIGGTLSNGGISGQTFKYGPQISNVLELDVVTGKGDLITCSPTKSSELFFAVLGGLGQFGIITRARILLQDAPEKVKWFRAFYDDFDIFIKDQELLVSMPDLVDYLEGFVVPNEESLLSSSIAFPAPLHSVPSFHLSNVYYCIEFAVHDFQVEPSVVEQTVEKITTQMSYLQPYIYSVEVSYFDFLNRVRMEEMSLRARGLWEVPHPWLNMFVPKFGIKKFKDLLMDNMSLNQFKGPILIYPILKNKWDTNTSAVLPDTEDLIYIVGVLQSAAPASCSAECLAGIVRRNRRIVGAASAERIGAKQYLAQQPSLLHWRSHFGGEWNRFVARKARFDPLAILGPGQGIFPRVRLHGAVSTWQ, from the exons ATGGAGTTTGCTTTCATCTTTACTAAGATCAATATTCTCATCATCATATTGGCAATCTGTACTCCATGCAAGTTCATCCAGAGTCCAATGGACTTTGGTTCCTCAAGCCTTCTCCAAACCACCAACACATCATCCATAGACTTTGGAAGAATTATATTCAGCCCTCCCTCTGCAGTTCTGAGGCCTCAATCCACAGACGACATCTCACTTCTCCTCACCTTCCTCTCTGCTTCATCCTTCAGCAAAGTAACAGTTGCAGCAAGAGGAGCTGGGCACTCTATCCATGCGCAATCTCAAGCCCTTGATGGAATTGTCATAGAAATGGACTCTCTCCCTTCTGACATTCACATTCACAAGAAATTAGATGATGGGCATGGCTTCTCTTATGCTGATGTTAGTGGTGGTGCTCTCTGGGTGGAGCTTTTAGAGGAGAGCTTAAAGTTTGGATTGGCTCCAAGGTCTTGGACCGACTACCTTTACCTCAGCATTGGAGGGACTCTCTCCAATGGTGGCATCAGTGGCCAAACCTTCAAGTATGGACCTCAAATCAGCAATGTTCTTGAACTAGATGTGGTGACAG GAAAGGGAGACTTGATAACATGCTCACCCACCAAAAGTTCAGAGCTTTTCTTTGCAGTTCTTGGTGGGTTAGGCCAGTTTGGGATCATAACAAGGGCAAGAATCCTACTCCAGGACGCTCCAGAGAAA GTGAAATGGTTCAGAGCCTTTTATGATGATTTTGACATCTTCATCAAGGACCAAGAGCTGTTGGTTTCAATGCCAGATTTGGTGGACTATCTTGAAGGGTTCGTAGTTCCAAATGAAGAATCACTTCTCAGCTCCTCCATTGCCTTCCCTGCTCCTCTTCATTCAGTACCATCATTTCACTTGTCCAACGTCTACTACTGCATCGAGTTTGCTGTTCATGATTTCCAAGTTGAACCCTCCGTTGTAGAACAA ACCGTGGAGAAAATAACCACACAGATGAGCTACCTGCAACCCTATATTTACAGTGTGGAGGTATCCTACTTCGATTTCCTAAACAGGGTTAGGATGGAAGAGATGAGCTTGAGGGCTAGGGGACTCTGGGAAGTTCCCCACCCATGGCTCAACATGTTTGTGCCCAAATTTGGAATCAAAAAGTTCAAGGACCTATTGATGGACAACATGTCACTAAATCAATTCAAAGGCCCAATCCTCATTTACCCTATTCTCAAGAACAA ATGGGACACAAACACATCGGCGGTGTTACCTGATACGGAGGACCTAATATACATCGTCGGGGTGCTTCAGTCCGCCGCTCCGGCGAGCTGCTCCGCCGAGTGCCTCGCCGGCATCGTCCGCCGAAACCGCCGGATTGTGGGGGCTGCCTCCGCCGAGCGGATTGGGGCAAAGCAGTACCTGGCGCAGCAACCTTCCCTGCTCCATTGGCGCAGCCACTTCGGTGGGGAATGGAACCGGTTCGTGGCGCGGAAGGCCCGGTTCGATCCGCTTGCTATATTGGGCCCGGGTCAAGGGATCTTTCCGAGAGTGCGATTGCATGGAGCCGTTTCTACGTGGCAGTAG